The sequence TCGCCGACCCGACGGAATTCCTCACCCACTTCGACGGTCTCGATCTGCGCGTGTTCACCAGTGCGCAGGAGGAGATGCCCGTGGAGGAGATCGGCGAAGCGCTCGTCGGGCACTCCACCGTCTTCGTCGGCCACTCGGGGGTCGGCAAGTCCACCCTCGTCAACGCGCTCGTGCCCACGGCTCTGCGAGCCACCGGACATGTGAACCAGGTCACCGGACGCGGCCGCCACACCTCCTCCTCGACCGTCTCGCTGCGCTATGAGGGGGCCGGGGGCAGCGGCTGGGTGATCGACACCCCCGGCGTCCGCTCGTTCGGTCTCGGCCACGTGGATCCCGCCAACATCCTGGCCGCGTTCACGGAGCTCGCCGCGATCGCTCAGGATTGTCCCAGAGGGTGCACGCACCTCGCGGACGCCCCCGACTGCGCGCTCATCGAAGCGGCGGAACGGGGTGAGCTCGGCGACACCGGCCGTGCGCGGCTCGATTCCCTGCAGCGTCTGCTCCAGACGTTCGCAGACAAAGCGGAGCAAGCTCCCGGCCGTTAGGCTGGAGGCGTGACCCAGCGCCTGGAACCCGGAACCGCAGCCCCTGACTTCTCCCTCCTCGACCAGGACGGGAAGACCGTGCGCCTCGCCGATCTGCACGGCCAGAAGACGGTGCTGTACTTCTACCCCGCTGCGATGACGCCCGGCTGCACCACGGAGGCCTGCGACTTCCGCGACAGCATCTCGTCGCTCCAGGGCGCGGGCTATCGAGTGATCGGCATCTCGCGCGATGAGCCCGCCACGCTCACGAAGTTCCGCGAACGCGACGGACTCACCTTCCCGCTGCTGAGCGACCCCGACCATGCGACCCACACCGCGTACGGTGCGTGGGGCGAGAAGATGAACTACGGCAAGCTCGTCGAGGGCGTCATCCGCTCCACCTTCGTCCTCGACGAGGACGGAACGATCGTCCTCGCGCAGTACAACGTGAAGGCCACCGGTCACGTGGCGCGCCTGCGCAAGCAGCTCGGTATCGACGCCTGACACCCGGCGCGGAGTTCACGCTCGGCGCGCCGCGGAGGTCACTCCGCCGCGCGTTGCTCGCCCTCGCGGCGCGCGCTCGAGATCAGCAGCACGAAGCCCACAAGCCCGGGGAGTCCGACCCCGAAGGTGAAGGCCCACGACACCGGCTGCAGCGTGAGGGAGGCCAGCGCCAGGGCTACCGCGAGCACCTGGAACACCACTCCCCCGGACCGCGCCCAGGACTTGCCGCTGCGAACGCCCATAGCGAAGGCCACCAACGCTGCGGCGCCGATGAGGGTGAGTGCGATCAGGGCCACAGCGGTCGGCAACGACGCCGCGTCACCGGCGCCGAGCCCCACCAGTTCGATCACCGCGAAGACGAGGAGTGCCGCTGCTTCCGCGGCGAGCACCGCCGCTGCAGCGAGAGCGATTCCAGGTGCGCGCACAGCATCTCCCAAGCATCGAAAGAGAACAAAACCCTTGATTTCGGGGTTTTCATGTAACAGAATAGAGAAAGTCATGTGCTCCCACAGCGGCGTGGGGCGAGCAATCACGCTCGCATCACAAATCGCGGGCATCCCGTCCGCACATCACCAGGGTAGCCGAACCCGAACTGCTGCCCGAATCCGAGAGGTCGCATCGCGACATCTCTTGAAATCCACACCGAGGAGCCCCCATGGACTGGCGCGATAAGGCCGCCTGCCTGACTGTCGACCCCGAGCTTTTCTTCCCCGTGGGGAACACCGGCCCGGCCGTCGATCAGATCGAGAAGGCGAAGACCGTCTGCGCCACCTGCACAGTCACGGAGATCTGTCTGCAGTACGCCCTGGAGACCAGCCAGGACTCCGGCGTGTGGGGCGGTCTCTCCGAAGACGAGCGCCGCGCTCTGAAGCGTCGCGCCGCACGCGCACGCCGCGCCTCCTGAACCTGCACGAAAGCGGCCTGAGACGAGGTCTCAGGCCGCTTTCGTCTGCCCTGCGTGCGGCCGGTCAGCGATCGAGCCAGCGCAGAGGGATGTCGATGACCACCTCTGTGCCCTCGCCATCGCTTCCGTGCCACTCGATTGTGCCGCCCAGCTCCCCCTGGATGAGGGTACGGATGATCTGTGTACCGAGGCCCTGACCGATCCGACCCTCGGGGAGACCGAGACCGGTGTCGCGCACGGTGACGCGGAGGTTCTCCTCGGTCCGGGCGGCGTCGATGGTGACGATGCCCTCCTGGCCGGCGAGACCGTGCTCGACGGCGTTCGTGACGACTTCGGTGAGCGCGAGAGCGAGGGGGGTCGCGTACTCGCTCGGAAGCACCCCGAACCGCCCTGTCGACTGCGTGCGCGCGCGCGTGTTCGGCGCCGAGGCGACCTCGGCCACGAGCTTGAGCACCCGGTGGAAGACCTCGTCGAAATCGACCTTCTGCGTGAGGCCCTGAGCGAGGGTGTCGTGGACGACCGCGATCGCATCGACGCGACGCATCGCCTGCGTGAGGGCATCACGGGCCTCATCGGAATGGGTGCGGCGCGCCTGGATACGCAGGAGCGACGCCACGGTCTGGAGGTTGTTCTTCACACGATGGTGGATCTCGCGGATCGTCGCGTCCTTGGTGATGAGCTCCTGCTCCTGATGCCGCAGCTCCGACACGTCGCGACAGAGCACGATCGCGCCGATGCGCGTCCCATGGTCCTTCAACGGGATCGCGCGCAACGACACCGTGACGCCTCGCGCCTCGATGTCGGTCCGCCAGGGAGCGCGGCCGGTCACCACGACGGACAGGGATTCATCGACCTGCCGGGAGGGTGGGACGAGCCGAGTGGTGACCTCGGCGAGGGACTCCCCTTCGAGCTCGTCATCGAACCCCATGCGGTTGAACGCAGACAGTGCGTTCGGGCTGGCGAACGTGCTGATCCCGTCGACGTCGATCCGGATGAGGCCATCCGACGCGCGCGGAGCGCCCCGACGCGGTGACGTCGGTGCAGTGAGGTCGGGGAAGCTGCCGTCCGCGATCATCCGGAACAGATCGTTCGCGCACTCGTCGAAAGTGATCTGCTGGCGAGACGGAGTGCGCAACTCGCCCAGGTTGGTGTGCCTGGTCACCACGCCGATCACGGTGGGCCCGGCATCTGCGCCGCGTCGTTCGCTCACGATCGGCACGGCGCGCACCCTGGTCGGGGTCTCCTCGAACCAGTCCGGCGACGACGAGTCCACGATCTCGGCCGACTCGAAGGCGCCCTGGACCTGCGTGCGCCACTGCGGTCGCACCCGCTCACCGACGATGTCACGGTAGAACAGCGTCGCTGCCCCGCTCGGCCGTGCATGAGCGACCGCGATGAAGGTACCGTCCTCCGTCTGAATCCAGATGACGATGTCCGCCGACGCGAGATCGGCGAGGAGCTGCCCGTCACCGGCGAGTCGGTGCAGCCACTCGACGTCGCTGTCGGTCAGGAGACCCTGGGCATGGGCGAGATCACTGAGGGTTGACACCCCACCAGCCTACGGTCAGATCCGTCAGAGGATGGCCAGGGACGTCGCACGCCAACGCCGATCGATGCCGTCCAGCC is a genomic window of Microbacterium maritypicum containing:
- the rsgA gene encoding ribosome small subunit-dependent GTPase A — translated: MSWLDDGDDLDDDFEDFDESSIRTRPNPKANRPRTKRRPAHEDAQVGRVLGVDRGRYSVLLGENTADERMITTTRARELRRMPIVTGDQARVVGDTSGDEGTLARIVGIVERTSLLRRSADDTDQVERVIVANADQMLVVVAAADPEPRARLVDRYLVAALDAGIRPLLVVTKTDIADPTEFLTHFDGLDLRVFTSAQEEMPVEEIGEALVGHSTVFVGHSGVGKSTLVNALVPTALRATGHVNQVTGRGRHTSSSTVSLRYEGAGGSGWVIDTPGVRSFGLGHVDPANILAAFTELAAIAQDCPRGCTHLADAPDCALIEAAERGELGDTGRARLDSLQRLLQTFADKAEQAPGR
- the bcp gene encoding thioredoxin-dependent thiol peroxidase; translated protein: MTQRLEPGTAAPDFSLLDQDGKTVRLADLHGQKTVLYFYPAAMTPGCTTEACDFRDSISSLQGAGYRVIGISRDEPATLTKFRERDGLTFPLLSDPDHATHTAYGAWGEKMNYGKLVEGVIRSTFVLDEDGTIVLAQYNVKATGHVARLRKQLGIDA
- a CDS encoding WhiB family transcriptional regulator — its product is MDWRDKAACLTVDPELFFPVGNTGPAVDQIEKAKTVCATCTVTEICLQYALETSQDSGVWGGLSEDERRALKRRAARARRAS
- a CDS encoding sensor histidine kinase: MSTLSDLAHAQGLLTDSDVEWLHRLAGDGQLLADLASADIVIWIQTEDGTFIAVAHARPSGAATLFYRDIVGERVRPQWRTQVQGAFESAEIVDSSSPDWFEETPTRVRAVPIVSERRGADAGPTVIGVVTRHTNLGELRTPSRQQITFDECANDLFRMIADGSFPDLTAPTSPRRGAPRASDGLIRIDVDGISTFASPNALSAFNRMGFDDELEGESLAEVTTRLVPPSRQVDESLSVVVTGRAPWRTDIEARGVTVSLRAIPLKDHGTRIGAIVLCRDVSELRHQEQELITKDATIREIHHRVKNNLQTVASLLRIQARRTHSDEARDALTQAMRRVDAIAVVHDTLAQGLTQKVDFDEVFHRVLKLVAEVASAPNTRARTQSTGRFGVLPSEYATPLALALTEVVTNAVEHGLAGQEGIVTIDAARTEENLRVTVRDTGLGLPEGRIGQGLGTQIIRTLIQGELGGTIEWHGSDGEGTEVVIDIPLRWLDR